A portion of the Clostridium gelidum genome contains these proteins:
- a CDS encoding Uma2 family endonuclease has product MKANNGSCEVYPAPFDVILKNDDENIEDSKNIVQPDISVICDESKLTDSGCTGSPDMIIEVVSPYNPNNDFIRKLSLYDKYKVKEYWIVNPMKKNILVYKLDDKGSYGMPDIYIRFKIQ; this is encoded by the coding sequence ATAAAAGCTAATAATGGTTCATGTGAAGTATACCCTGCTCCCTTTGATGTAATATTAAAAAATGATGATGAAAATATTGAAGATAGTAAAAATATTGTTCAGCCAGATATTTCAGTCATTTGTGACGAAAGCAAATTAACTGATAGCGGTTGTACGGGGTCACCTGATATGATAATTGAAGTAGTTTCTCCTTATAATCCAAACAATGACTTTATAAGAAAGTTAAGCCTTTATGATAAATACAAAGTTAAAGAATATTGGATTGTTAATCCTATGAAAAAAAATATATTAGTCTACAAATTAGATGATAAAGGTAGCTACGGCATGCC